The following coding sequences lie in one Heteronotia binoei isolate CCM8104 ecotype False Entrance Well chromosome 6, APGP_CSIRO_Hbin_v1, whole genome shotgun sequence genomic window:
- the LOC132573703 gene encoding heparan sulfate glucosamine 3-O-sulfotransferase 1-like, with protein MAFLLVSSYLLLTHAHGAPSENGALMETLKAQVMLFSNKSEHYSAQVRPPGTNRRIPQTIIIGVRKGGTRALLEMLDVHPNIVVAATEVHFFDWDENYVKGIDWYRSLMPFSYENQITIEKTPGYFTSPQAPERIHDMNSSIKLLLILRDPTERVISDYTQVYYNRLESHKPVQLFEDIVIKNGALNTKYKAIQRSLYDIHMEKWLKHFSLDQIHIVDGNTLIKDPLPELQKVERFLNLPSRIMSSNFYFNQTKGFYCIRSDGRERCLHESKGRPHPVVNSTVLEQLCSYFREHNAKFYKMINHSFDWY; from the coding sequence ATGGCCTTTTTACTTGTGTCATCATACCTTCTCCTGACTCATGCTCATGGTGCTCCATCTGAGAATGGGGCTCTCATGGAGACACTGAAGGCCCAAGTCATGTTATTTAGCAATAAAAGTGAACACTATTCGGCACAAGTGAGACCTCCTGGAACAAACAGACGAATACCTCAGACAATCATCATTGGAGTTCGTAAAGGAGGGACCAGGGCATTACTTGAAATGTTGGATGTTCACCCAAACATTGTGGTAGCAGCTACTGAAGTTCACTTTTTTGACTGGGATGAGAATTATGTGAAGGGAATAGACTGGTATAGGAGCCTGATGCCATTTTCATATGAAAATCAAATAACCATTGAGAAAACACCAGGCTATTTTACTTCGCCACAGGCTCCCGAAAGGATTCATGATATGAATAGCTCTATTAAGCTACTGCTTATTCTGAGAGACCCCACAGAGAGAGTTATCTCTGATTATACCCAAGTCTATTACAATAGACTAGAAAGTCACAAGCCTGTGCAGCTCTTTGAAGACATTGTTATTAAAAATGGAGCACTTAATACCAAATACAAGGCTATCCAGAGAAGCCTGTATGACATCCATATGGAGAAGTGGCTTAAACACTTCAGTTTGGATCAAATTCACATTGTAGACGGCAATACTTTAATCAAGGACCCTCTTCCTGAATTACAAAAAGTGGAAAGATTTCTTAATCTGCCTTCCAGAATCATGTCttcaaatttttattttaatcagACCAAGGGGTTCTACTGCATTCGGAGTGATGGAAGAGAGCGATGTTTACATGAATCAAAAGGACGCCCGCATCCTGTGGTGAACAGTACTGTTTTAGAGCAACTTTGCTCCTATTTCAGAGAGCACAATGCAAAATTTTACAAAATGATTAATCATTCTTTTGACTGGTATTAG